From the genome of Streptomyces spinoverrucosus:
CACCCCGGCCACCAAGGCGGAGGTCGGCGAGCACGACGAGAACGTCTCCTACGAGGAGGTCGCCCGCCAGGTCGGCGCCGACACCGCCGCCCAGCTCCGCCAGGCCACCCTCGCCGTCTACTCCCGCGCCCGGGACATCGCCCGCGACCGCGGGATCATCCTCGCGGACACGAAGTTCGAGTTCGGCTTCGACGGCGACACCCTGGTCCTCGCCGACGAGGTCCTCACCCCCGACTCCTCCCGCTTCTGGCCGGTCGACCAGTGGCAGCCGGGCCGCGCGCAGCCGTCGTACGACAAGCAGTACGTCCGTGACTGGCTGACCTCGCCCGAGTCCGGCTGGGACCGCGGGAGCGAGCAGCCCCCGCCCGCGCTGCCGCAGCAGGTCGTGGACGCGACCCGCGCCAAGTACGTGGAGGCGTACGAGCGCCTGACGGGCACCAGCTGGTCGTAACCACAACAAGAAAGCCCCCCGGCCGAAACCGGGGGGCTCATCCAGAGCGGACGACGAGGCTCGAACTCGCGACCTCAACCTTGGCAAGGTTGCGCTCTACCAACTGAGCTACGTCCGCAGTGCGCCGGGGCGCGAAAGCAACTATACCCAACCCCGCTCGCGAGCGAGACGCACAGCCGCATGCCGGTTCTCCACCCCGAGCTTCGACACGGCCGACGACAGGTAGTTCCGTACGGTTCCCTGGGACAGCGCCGCGCGCTCGGCGATCTCGGCGACGGGCGCCCCGTCCGCGGCCAGTTCCAGCACCTCGGCCTCCCGCGCCGTGAGCGGCGAGTCCCCGGCGGAGATGGCGTCGGCGGCCAACTCGGGGTCGATGTAACGGCTCCCGGCATGGACGGTACGGATGATCTCCGCCAGCCGTTGTGCGCTGACCGTCTTCGGCACGAACCCCCGTACGCCCGCCGCCAGCGCCCGCTTCAGGTGCCCCGGCAGGCCGTGACTGGTGACGATCAGCACCTGGCAGCCGGGCAGTTCGGCCCGCAGTGATGTGGCGACCTTCACACCGTCGGCGCCGGGCATCTGCAGATCCAGCACGGCCACATCGGGTTCGTGCGCCCGTGCCATCGCCAGTGCCTCCGGCCCGCTCGCCGCCTCGGCGACCACCATGAGGTCGTCCTCCAGCGACAACAGCGCGGCCAGCGCACCCCGGATCAGATGTTCGTCGTCGGCGAGCAGCACGCGCACGGTCACGAAGCCACCTCATGCACAACAGGCGTCAACGGCACCTCTGCCACCACCCGGAACACACCCTGCCCGACCGGTCCGGCTTCCAACGTCCCCTCCACGGCGGCCAACCGCTCCCGCAGTCCGGCAAGACCGGACCCCCCTCCGGTACCAGTGGCCCCGGAGGCCCCGTTGTTCTCCACCCTCAACACCACACGCCCCTCAGCCACCCGCAGCCCCACGACACACAGCCCGGCGTCCCCGTGCCGCAGCACATTGGTGGTGGCCTCGCGCACCACCCACCCCAGCGCCGACTGCACCTCACCCGGCAGCCCGGCGGCCGCGTCCTCCCCGGACACCTCGCAGGCGATCCCGGCCGCCGTCAGCACGCCCTGAGCACCGGCGAGTTCGGCGCCGAGGTCGGCCTCGCGGTACCCGCGTACGACATCCCGCACCTCTCGTTGCGACTCCTGCGCGATCCGCTGCACCTCGATCATCTGGTCCACGGCCTCGGCCCGCCCGCGCCGCGCCAACTGCACGGCCAGCTCGCTCTTCAGCGCGATCACGGCGAGGTTGCGGCCCATCACGTCGTGCATGTCCCGCCCGAACCGCAGCCGTTCCTCCGCGACGGCGAGCCGGGCCCGGGTCTCACGGGCCTCGTCGAGTTCGTAGACGGCGTTGAGCAGCCAGACGGAGAAGACGGAGGTGAAGGCGAAGAAGCCCATGGCGGCCAGCCCCGCCAGCGCCGAGGCCAGCGCGTCCACGACGGGGCCGCCCAGCGCGAGGACCGTCAGGGCGGTGCCCGCCGAGAGGCCGAGCACCAGCTCCAGAACCCGGCGCCGGCTGCGGATGCCCAGCGTGATCGACCCGACGCCGAAGGCCAGCAGACCGGCGAACAGCGTGCCCAGCGCGGTCGTGGCGTCCTCGCCGCCCACTCCACGGTCGACGAGGACGAGTACGGTGCCCGCGAACAGCGCGCTGACCGTCCCGTGCGCCCACATCAGCCGCAGGGGCTGTGGGCGCAGGCCGCGTGTCCAGTCCAGCGCCCGGGAACCGACCACCGCGGCGAACAGAGCGTGCCCGCACACCAGCAGGAACATCCAGACCGCGTACGGCAGTCGCCCCTGGCCGAGGACCGGGAGGCCGAACAGCCCGACCTCGATCACCGCGAAGAAGTGGAACGACCACCGTGTGTACGTCTCCACCTTCGCCGGCGTGCTCTTCCTCCGCCACCATCGCCCCGGCCTGGACACCTGCCGCACCTCCCCTCCGTCAGCGTCGCGGCTCCCACCGGAACCACCGCCGTACAGCAAACACGGCGACGACGGTCCAGGCCAGCGAGACCGCCATGGCACCCAGCGCCTCGGACGCCGGCAGATCCCCGGTCCACGCACCGCGCACCAGCGTGATGGCGGGCGTCAGCGGCAGCAGCTCGCACACCGAGGCCACCCGGTCGGGCAGCAGTTCCAGCGGGACGGCCATGCCCGAGCCGAGCATGGACACGAACAGCAGCGGCAGGCTGGTCACCTGGGCGCTCTCGGCGGTCCTGGTGAAGGCGGCCGTGACCGCCGCGAGCAACGCGCACAGCACGAGCCCCAACAGCACTCCGATGACGGCGAGATGAGGAGCGGGCGGCGCGCCGAGGTCCATCAGGACCGTGCAGCCGACCGCCAGCAGCACGCACTGCACCAGCCCGATCCCGACGGGCGGCAGCGCGGCTCCGGCGAGGATCTCCACATCCCGCAGCTCACCGGTGCGCAACCGCTTCAGCACCAGTTCCTCGCGTCGCACCACATACGCACTGGTGAGCGCCGAGTACAACGCGAAGAGCAGCGAGAACCCGATCGCGGCGGGCAGCAGGACGGTGCCGACCGTGAGCCCGGCGTCCGCCAGATCCATCCCGTCGATCGCCGACCGCACGCTCAGGGGCAGCAGAAGCGGGACGAGCAGCACCGTGACGATCGTCGCCCGGCTGCGCCCCAGCAGGGTCAGCTCCGCCCGTGCGAGGGCGCTCATACGTCCGGTGACCGTGGTCATACGGCCGCCACCTCCTCCTTCTGCGCCGCGGACATCCGCCCGGCGATCTGCAGGAACGCCTCCTCCAGCGAGGCCGACCGCACATCCAGCCCGCGCAGTTCGACCCCGGCTCCCCGGGCCCACACCAGTAGCTCGGTGGCCGTCCGCTGCACCTCGTGCGTCCGCAGCCGTACGACTCGCCCGGCCACCTCGTGCCCGACGACCCCCAGTTCGCCCAGGGACGGCAGATCCCCGAGGAAGTAGGCCTCGGGCAGCTCGAAGGAGATCCGGGCCGGCTGGGACGCCGTCACCTCGGCGGGCGTCCCGGCCGCCGCGATCCGCCCCTCGTGCAGGATCGCCAGCCGGTCGGCGAGCCCCTCGGCCTCCTCCAGGTAGTGCGTGGTCAGCAGCACCGTCGTCCCGGTGTCGCGCAGCTGCCGGACCAACTCCCAGGTGTCCCGCCGCCCCTCGGCGTCCAGTCCGGTCGTCGGCTCGTCCAGGAACAGCACCTCGGGCTTGCCGAGCAACGCCAGCGCCAGGTCCAGCCGCCGCCGTTCACCCCCGGACAGCTGCTTCACCCGTACGCCGGACCGCTCGCCGAGTCCGACGAGCTCCAGCGCCTCGCCCACCGGCCGCGCCCCACTCGTACAGCCCGCCCACATCCGGACGGTCTCCCCGACGGTCAGCTCCGACGGAAAGCCACCCTCCTGCAACATCACCCCGGTCCGTGGCCGTACGGCGGCCCGCTCGGCGTAGGGATCGTGTCCCAGCACCCGCACCCGGCCCCCGGCCGGGGCCGCGAGGCCCTCCAGCAGTTCAACGGTCGAGGTCTTGCCCGCCCCGTTGGTGCCCAGCAGCGCGAAGACCTCGGCATGTTTCACGTGGAACGTGATCCCACGCACCGCCTCGAACCCGCCCCCGTAGACACGCCTCAGGTCGGTGACCTCGATCACGTGCTCGTGCTCGTTCGTGTTCATGGCTTCAGCATCCCGGCGACGAAAACCCGGAAGCAGTGCGCGATGTCATCACTGCACATGACAAATGTCAGAAGGCCTCAGGGCACACGCGAAAGGCCCCGGTCGACGACCGGGGCCTTTCACAATGGAGCGGACGACGAGGCTCGAACTCGCGACCTCAACCTTGGCAAGGTTGCGCTCTACCAACTGAGCTACGTCCGCATTGCTCCCGACCAGCTTTCACCGATCGGTGCGAGCACCAGCCTACCTGATCCACAGGAGTGGTCTGTACGGCGATGCAGAGCGGGTGACAGGAATCGCACACTGCGCCTTCCCCCTGGAAGGGGGATGTTCTACTACTGAACTACACCCGCATGTTCCGTGAGCTGGGCTTTTCCGGCCCCGCCCCTCGGCGTGCTCCAGACTCTAGCTGATCACCGGGGGTGCTGTGCAAGTCGGATGCTCCGAGGGGCGCGTGAGCGGCCGTCGAGCGCGGTTCACTGGGCCGCGGTGAACGCCTCGTACACCTTTTTGGGGATGCGGCCGCGCGCGGGGACGTCCATCTTGTTGGCCTGCGCCCAGGCCCGTACGGCCGCCGGGTCGGGGGCGACCTCCGTCTGCCGGTAGGCCTTGCCCGACTTCGACCGCTTGCGGCCGGCCTCCACGTAGGGCGCGAGCGCCTTACGCAGTTTCTTGGCATTGGCTTCATTCAGGTCGATCTCGTACGACTTGCCGTCGAGTCCGAAGGCGATCGTTTCCGCCGCTTCCGAGCCGTCGATGTCGTCAAAGAGAGTGACCACGACCTTCTGCGCCACGAATATCGGTCCCTTCGTACGGCTGTCTATCCAGCTCAGCTGCGATGACATGCCGAGTGTCGGCTATTGCCAATTCATTTGTACAGTGCCCGGCAAAGCATTGTGAAGCCCGACTAAATCTCTCCGCGTGTCCGGGCGCAATAGCTCTCGCGGGTGGATCTCGGATCTTTCCTGGAACTTTTCGTGAACACGCCCCGTCGATGCGTGACCGTGACCATCGATCCGTAGCTTCCTACAACTCTACCCGCGTAGAAATTTTGTGCGGGTAGTCTGAAGGAACCTGCTCAGCACCACACACCGGGAGTGCCAGTGGCACGCGTCGTAGTCGACGTCATGCTCAAGCCGGAGATCCTCGACCCCCAGGGCCAGGCGGTGCAGCGCGCACTGCCGCGCCTCGGTTTCGACGGCATCTCCGACGTACGTCAGGGAAAGCGATTCGAACTGGAAGTGGACGGACCGGTCGATGAGGCCGCCCTCGCCCGCATCCACCAGGTCGCGGAATCCTTCCTCGCCAACACCGTGATCGAGGACTTCACCGTCAAGGTGGAGGAAGTCGCGGAGGCGGCGAAGTGACCGCTCGTATTGGCGTCGTCACTTTCCCCGGCAGCCTCGACGACCGGGACACGCAGCGCGCGATCCGTATCGCCGGCGCCGAACCCGTCGCCCTGTGGCACAAGGACAAGGACCTCAAGCAGGTCGACGCGGTGGTGCTGTGCGGAGGCTTCTCCTACGGCGACTATCTGCGCGCCGGTGCCATCGCCCGCTTCTCGCCGGTGATGGAGCCCCTCATCGAGCAGGCGAAGGCCGGACTGCCGGTCCTCGGCATCTGCAACGGCTTCCAGATCCTCACCGAGGCCCATCTGCTGCCCGGCGCGATGCTCGGCAACGACCACCTGCACTTCATCTGCCGGGACCAAAAGCTCCGGGTGGAGAGCGCGAACACCGCCTTCACCAGCGACTTCGTCGCCGGTCAGGAGATCCACATCCCGCTGAAGAACATGGACGGGCGGTACGTCGCCGACGCGCGCACCCTCGACATGCTGGAGGCGGAGGGCCGGGTCGTCTTCCGCTACCTGGACTTCAACCCCAACGGTTCGCTGCGGGACATCGCCGGCATCAGCAACGAGGCCGGAAACGTCGTAGGCCTCATGCCCCACCCGGAGCACGCCGTGGAGCCGCTGATCGGCACCGGCCGCACCGACGGTCTGCCGTTCTTCACCTCGATCCTCAAGAAGCTGGTCAACGCATGAGCAGGACGCCTCTGGACACGGTCGAGCACGCGGCCGCGACCCCCGACGTCGAGCTGCCCTGGGCCGAACTCGGCCTGAAGAAGGACGAGTACGAGCGTGTGGTCGAGATCCTCGGCCGCCGCCCGACCGGCGCCGAGCTCGCCATGTACTCGGTCATGTGGTCCGAGCACTGCAGCTACAAGTCCTCCAAGGTCCACCTCCGCCAGTTCGGCGAGAAGGCCCCCGAGAACGACGCCCTGCTCGTCGGCATCGGCGAGAACGCCGGTGTCGTCGACGTCGGCCAGGGCTACGCGGTCACCTTCAAGGTCGAGTCGCACAACCACCCGTCGTACGTCGAGCCCTACCAGGGCGCGGCCACGGGTGTCGGCGGCATCGTCCGCGACATCATCGCGATGGGCGCCCGCCCGGTCGCGGTGGTCGACCCGCTGCGCTTCGGCGCCCCCGACCACCCCGACACCAAGCGCGTCCTGCCCGGCGTCGTCGCCGGCATCGGCGGCTACGGCAACTGCCTGGGCCTGCCCAACATCGGCGGCGAGGTCGTCTTCGACGCCTGCTACCAGGGCAACCCGCTGGTCAACGCTGGCTGCATCGGTGTGATGCGGCACGAGGACATCCACCTCGCCAAGGCGTCCGGCGCGGGCAACAAGGTCATCCTGTACGGCGCCCGGACCGGCGGCGACGGCATCGGCGGCGCGTCGATCCTGGCGTCGGAGACCTTCGACGACGCGAAGCC
Proteins encoded in this window:
- a CDS encoding histone-like nucleoid-structuring protein Lsr2 gives rise to the protein MAQKVVVTLFDDIDGSEAAETIAFGLDGKSYEIDLNEANAKKLRKALAPYVEAGRKRSKSGKAYRQTEVAPDPAAVRAWAQANKMDVPARGRIPKKVYEAFTAAQ
- the purQ gene encoding phosphoribosylformylglycinamidine synthase subunit PurQ, which encodes MTARIGVVTFPGSLDDRDTQRAIRIAGAEPVALWHKDKDLKQVDAVVLCGGFSYGDYLRAGAIARFSPVMEPLIEQAKAGLPVLGICNGFQILTEAHLLPGAMLGNDHLHFICRDQKLRVESANTAFTSDFVAGQEIHIPLKNMDGRYVADARTLDMLEAEGRVVFRYLDFNPNGSLRDIAGISNEAGNVVGLMPHPEHAVEPLIGTGRTDGLPFFTSILKKLVNA
- a CDS encoding phosphoribosylaminoimidazolesuccinocarboxamide synthase; amino-acid sequence: MSGFVEKPEPTEVPGLVHLHTGKVRELYQNEAGDLVMVASDRISAYDWVLPTEIPDKGRVLTQLSLWWFDQLADLAPGHVLSTELPPGAPADWAGRTLVCKSLRMVPVECVARGYLTGSGLVEYNESRTVCGLALPAGLVDGSELPAPIFTPATKAEVGEHDENVSYEEVARQVGADTAAQLRQATLAVYSRARDIARDRGIILADTKFEFGFDGDTLVLADEVLTPDSSRFWPVDQWQPGRAQPSYDKQYVRDWLTSPESGWDRGSEQPPPALPQQVVDATRAKYVEAYERLTGTSWS
- a CDS encoding ABC transporter ATP-binding protein, translating into MNTNEHEHVIEVTDLRRVYGGGFEAVRGITFHVKHAEVFALLGTNGAGKTSTVELLEGLAAPAGGRVRVLGHDPYAERAAVRPRTGVMLQEGGFPSELTVGETVRMWAGCTSGARPVGEALELVGLGERSGVRVKQLSGGERRRLDLALALLGKPEVLFLDEPTTGLDAEGRRDTWELVRQLRDTGTTVLLTTHYLEEAEGLADRLAILHEGRIAAAGTPAEVTASQPARISFELPEAYFLGDLPSLGELGVVGHEVAGRVVRLRTHEVQRTATELLVWARGAGVELRGLDVRSASLEEAFLQIAGRMSAAQKEEVAAV
- a CDS encoding response regulator transcription factor gives rise to the protein MTVRVLLADDEHLIRGALAALLSLEDDLMVVAEAASGPEALAMARAHEPDVAVLDLQMPGADGVKVATSLRAELPGCQVLIVTSHGLPGHLKRALAAGVRGFVPKTVSAQRLAEIIRTVHAGSRYIDPELAADAISAGDSPLTAREAEVLELAADGAPVAEIAERAALSQGTVRNYLSSAVSKLGVENRHAAVRLARERGWV
- the purS gene encoding phosphoribosylformylglycinamidine synthase subunit PurS; translation: MARVVVDVMLKPEILDPQGQAVQRALPRLGFDGISDVRQGKRFELEVDGPVDEAALARIHQVAESFLANTVIEDFTVKVEEVAEAAK
- a CDS encoding ABC transporter permease, which encodes MTTVTGRMSALARAELTLLGRSRATIVTVLLVPLLLPLSVRSAIDGMDLADAGLTVGTVLLPAAIGFSLLFALYSALTSAYVVRREELVLKRLRTGELRDVEILAGAALPPVGIGLVQCVLLAVGCTVLMDLGAPPAPHLAVIGVLLGLVLCALLAAVTAAFTRTAESAQVTSLPLLFVSMLGSGMAVPLELLPDRVASVCELLPLTPAITLVRGAWTGDLPASEALGAMAVSLAWTVVAVFAVRRWFRWEPRR
- a CDS encoding sensor histidine kinase — its product is MSRPGRWWRRKSTPAKVETYTRWSFHFFAVIEVGLFGLPVLGQGRLPYAVWMFLLVCGHALFAAVVGSRALDWTRGLRPQPLRLMWAHGTVSALFAGTVLVLVDRGVGGEDATTALGTLFAGLLAFGVGSITLGIRSRRRVLELVLGLSAGTALTVLALGGPVVDALASALAGLAAMGFFAFTSVFSVWLLNAVYELDEARETRARLAVAEERLRFGRDMHDVMGRNLAVIALKSELAVQLARRGRAEAVDQMIEVQRIAQESQREVRDVVRGYREADLGAELAGAQGVLTAAGIACEVSGEDAAAGLPGEVQSALGWVVREATTNVLRHGDAGLCVVGLRVAEGRVVLRVENNGASGATGTGGGSGLAGLRERLAAVEGTLEAGPVGQGVFRVVAEVPLTPVVHEVAS